The segment ATTTGTAAAACCGGATGCAACAATGAAGCAGATGCTTGCTATCAACAGACTCAGTGTACTTTTCATAGTTGGCGCAGCAACTGTGGGCTCATTCTTCATTAACAGTATCATCGATGCGATCCACATTGCAACTTTCATCGCAAGTGCGTCCTATTTCTTCCCTCTGATGGGTGGACTTTACTGGAAACGTGCTACAAAGGAAGGTGCATTGGCAGGTCTTCTTGTTGGTGCTATTGCACAGATCTCCTTTACTGTCTATGATCTTTCAATGACCGCACCTATGGCTCCTCCATATCTTGAAACCGTACATCCGGTCCTTATGGGCCATGGTGTCATTGTCGGAATGGCATTGAGTGGAATTGCATTCTTTGGTGTTTCGTTTATGACAAGGCCATCCCACATCATCAATCTTGCTCCATTCTTTAAGGAAGCAGCAGAAGAGCTGGCAAGTCACGAGGCACAAACAGTGGATGAGAAGAGTGCAGAGTACCAGAAATTCCTCAATAATGTCGATGCGCAGGTCACAGGGGAGCGTGCACACCTTCATTTGAGACTTGAAGGCTCTGCAACAGTTAACTGGACTAAATTCGTTGACCAGCTAAAAGAATCCTATCCTGCATGGGTCACTCCAACAGGCATTGATTCTGTGTACCGGTTGATCCAGGCTGACATGCTTGCATGTGTTTCCATCACACGTGGTGAAAGCGAGAAAGATATCTGGTTTGCATCCGAGCCACCTGTAGATTCTGTTGAGATGCAGAAAAGGGAACTTTTCATTGCATATAAAGAGGTTGCAGCTGCTCTTGAAGAGACAGGTGTTCTCCTCACAATGGCAAACAACGAGTAATTTTTAAGTTTCACTCCCGTTCTTCGGGAGTGCTATCTCTTTTTTTTCAATAACCTTTTTTACCAATGGGACCCATTATTTTTTTGATAAACTGTTTGTGATGTGTACAATGAATAAACAAATTATAACAGTAGTACTTCTCTTTGCCCTTGCGATAATGGCATCAGGCTGCATCGATGAGCTTGTGCCTGTGGACGAAGAAGTGGCACCAGCTGACCTTTCCATGTATGAGCTGGAGGTCTTTAACGATCCTGCAGAAGATGGTGGGTTTGTTAATACGACTACGTTCTATCTTACAGATAACGGGTCTGCAAATGTTGTTCATATGATAGTGAACGCTTCTGTTATTGAAGTCATACCTCTGGAAGATATGCTGAACCCGAACAAGGAAGCGATCTCAAATATTGTGATCCTTGCAGGTAGCTCAAATGACACGGAACCGTCCTTTGAAACATTTGAGGGACTTTCAACATCTTCAGTAGAGGATATGCCGGTTTTTAATTACACTATGGATGATGAGGTCCTTCGTGGGCAAAAACACATCTACATAAGGTTCAATGAGAGCATCACAGGTATTGTGGCCTATAGTCTGGCAACTCCCGGTGGGCAGGATTTCATGTATGTCCCGGCCCATGATTCTGTTGTGAGGTTTGTTTTGCCGGAAGGATATACTACCGGAAATCCCTTTGTGGGAAAAGTGAGCCCTGATCCTGAAGATATATACTTCGATGATCTCAACAGGGAAGTTCTTGTGTGGTATAATCTGCGTGCAACGCCCGGTTCATTTACAGAAATGGCAAGGGATTTCCTGAAAGTTGAGGTCTCTGATGAAGACTTTCCATATAAACCAATAATCATCAAGTTCTATCAGGAATCTGCTCCACGTATGCTTCTGATAGGCACAAGTATTCTTGGTGCAGGCGTGCTTATAGTCCTCGGAAACTACCTTTCAACAAGACGAAAACTTCGGAAAACGCGTGAATTGATCGAAGAAGACTTTGATCAGAAAAGGAAAAATTGAAATTAATAATTGAAAAGAACTGAGATCTGATGTAGGTCCGATCTCAGAATGTAAATTCCATTCCGTCATATCCTAACGGGTATGTTTCGGATGCCTCGTTGTGAGGTTTAAAATAATGGCTCAGGTGTGTCATAACGACCTCCTTTGCCCTGATATTTTCAGCCATTTCCAATGCTTCTTTTGCATCCATGTGCTTCTTTACATGGAATCCTACATCATCGGGTATAATGGCATCCACTATGAACAGGTCGGGTTCCATAATAAGTTCAAGGCTATTCTCCGGTATGTTATTATCAGTATCACCACTGATGACAACCTTTTTTTCACCTTCGCATATCATCACACCTATGGCTCTTTCCACAGGTGGGTGATTCACTTCGAATAGTGTGAATTCAAGTCCTATGAGATCAAAAGTTTCGCCGGGATGGACGTCATGCCTTCTTGGTCTTAAAAATGAGACATAATCAAGTATGTAGTCCAGTGTTTCGGTCACTCCGTAGACATCCACATGGCTCTGAACACGGTGGAACTCACCAAAACCGGTGTAATGGTCATAATGGCCATGTGTCCAGATGACTCCGTCAATATGCCGGATCCCCTTGTTGAGCATCTGTTGTCTCATGTCCGGGCTTGTATCAATAAGAACTCTGCCTTCATCGGATTCCACAAGGACTGAAAAACGTGTGCGGTTACTTTTACCTCCGTTGCGGGCATCCGTGCATGTACGACAATCGCAACCGATAATGGGTGTGCCGGGCGCATCACCTGTTCCAAGGAGTGTTATCTTCATGGGGTTTTAGAAACCCCCGGTATTGACAACATATTCATCGGATTTTATGTGGGCGCGCTTGTTGAACCTGTTCACCGCTTCTGTGAGGTCCTGCTGATTTATGCTGGTACGCTCTTCAACTAGGGCATTGAGCACACTTTCGCGGATTACCATGCGCAGATCTGAACCAGAGTATCCTTTGGTGAGCGGTGCAATTTCTTTCGTGTTGAACTCACCTTCTATTTCCATGGTTACAATGTCGAGGATCTCTTTTCTCATTTTCTCGTCAGGAAGCGGGAAGTCCATTATCTCGTCGAACCTTCTCCATGCTGCAGAGTCCAGCATCCTGGGATGGTTCGTAGCGGCCATCAGAAGGACACCATCATTGGTCAGGCTGATCTCATCAATGGCCTTGAGAAGCGTGTTGACGGCTCTCTTTAAAGCTGCATGTTCATCTGATGCCCTTGTTTTGGCGACGAAATCGAATTCATCTATGAAGAGTATGCATGGGCTTAAGCGCTTGGCAAGTGCGAATACCCTGTCGATGTTCTTTGCTGTTTCCCCGAGGTACTGGTCTGTTATCATGGAAAGCTTGACTTCCACGAATGGTATTGAAAGGCGCTCTGACATCGCTTTTGCCACAGAGGTCTTACCGGTTCCAGGTGGTCCTACAAGGAGCACCTTTCCGATATCATACAGGCCGATGCGTTTGAGATAATCTCTGTACTCAATGGCCTTTACTATTTTTTCGACCTCTTCTTTCTGCTCTTCTGAAAGAACAAGGTATCTCATAGGTTGAACAATGTCCTCCGGGGCCATAATGTGCACCAGTTTAAGCATGTCTTCTCCAGTCTCTTCTTCGGAGATCTCACTGATAAGGGACTCGATCCATTCCCTGTCGACCTCTTTAGGTCTTGTTGCAGCACGTGCTTTCGCATAGCTGGCTCCAGTCACATTCTTCTTTTCTTCAAAATAGTATGCAAGTGCCGGATTCTGATCGATCCTTTGAGAAGCAGTCTCCTGCTTCTGGAACCAGTCAGCAGCAACATCAAAGGATGTGAATTTTATCTTTGAGGTGAGCTCATCGATATCCAAAAAAGGAAGGGTGAATACCTGTCCCTTTATCTCTTCTATCCCAAAGAGTTTTTTTATGTCCTTTCGGGAAACGCTGATGGGCTTTGGGACGCCTTTTTGCGCACGGCTCCAGTAGTTCTTTCTGATTTCCTTTGGAAGATCATTAACATCCATTTCCGGATACTTGTTGTATATTTCTGCTGTCAATAGAAGTTCTACAATGTCAAGGGTTGTCGTGTCGGACATGTTCTTACCTGTATAATGGGAATAATTTGATAACAATTTGATAAATGATTTGTATGCTCATGTTCCTGAGCAGTTCAGTGAACCATACGATTATGTGGTTCTTTTAGATATAATTTATGTGTTTGGCCCCGATCGAATGTTGCGTTCCCTCTCTTATCTTTCATGGGACAACTCGAACATATCCTTTTTTTGGGAAATAGATGTCTCCCTTCTGAAGCAGTTTTTCCAGCGTTCTTTCAAAGTTCTCCTCATCAAGTTCCTGCCTGCGCGCATGGTCTTGAAGTTCGGTCCTCTGCATTTCACTCTGTGCTTTTTCAAGGATGGATAATATTGTCCTTGCAGGGTCCTTCTTTTTAGGTCGTTTTGTGGCAGGTGTATGTGTTGCAGACGTGTGAATGGCAGTACCGTCTGTTTCAGCTGGATGTGTGGAATTTTTCATCCTGTTGAGTTTGGCTTTGTGGTCCCTTGTCTGGAACTTCAAGCTCGTGTCCTCTTCTGTGGGGTCGGATGTAAAAGTTGAGAACGTGTGCCCGTCCGACATTGTGTCATATCCTTCCCCAAGTATCTTTGCCTGCAGATTAGTGCGTACTGCAATGGCATCTTCAAGGACATCTGTTGTGTGGAATATCCGCAATTTCCTTGTCTGCAATGTAGCTCCGCATCGCTGGCATCTTGTTGTCTTTGCTCCTTTCTGCTCTATCAGCTGTGCAGATCTTCTGCACTTTGGACACACTATGACCGAATAAACTGGCATCACTGACTGGTTGTACTGTCTCGTATAAGTATAGCACCCTGCAATGTCATAACCTTCAATTTATCACCGATGATGTCATAACTCCCTCACATGATACGGGTAGCTACAAGATCGGATATTCCTTCGATCGTAGAGATCGAGAATCTTTCCTTTGACGCTCCATGGTCTTCAAGTGTGTTCCGGTCCTACGCAGATTATCCCGGTTTTATTGTCCTGGAGTCTGAAGGTGTTATTCTTGGATATGCTGTTCTTGTGGTCATTAAAAGGGCTGCACATCTGGCAAGTATTGCAACCCATCCAAAGTATCGAAGAATGGGGGTCGCAACGGCTCTTCTCGAAGGGTGTATACTTCTTGCAAAGGAGAATTCGTATTCTCTCATCCGTCTGGAGGTAAGGGAGAAGAACAATGATGCTCAGAAATTCTATCTTTCGAACGGGTTTGAGATGAAAGGGGTCATTCCAAATTACTATCCGGATGACAATGCCATTATAATGGAGTTGGATCTGGAATGTTGACCATTCGTTGATCATTTCCCGAAGCGACGCTGCCTCTTCTGGAAATCCCGTATAACTCTTAACAGGTCTATTTTCCTTAGGTCATGCCAGTTGACATCTGTAAAATAAAGCTCAGAGTATGCGGATTGCCAGAGCAGGAAATCAGATAGGTGCTTGCCACCGGCACGTATGATCAGGTCGGGCTCTTCCTGAACCAGAAGGTGACTCTCAATGACATTCTCATCGATCTCTTCTGGTTGTATTTTTCCATTCTTCACATCTGAAAGGATCGAATTGATGGCTTTTGTGATCTCCGCTCTTCCTCCGAATCCCACTGAAATGTGAACCGTGAGCGAAGTTCCTTCACGTTTTTCTTTGAGGTTTCCGTTCTCATCGTATATGAAAAATCCCACATCATCTGTAAGTGATCTTAACATTTCCTGCATGCCTGTCGTAAGCATGGATGTCATCTCGACCTGAATCTCTTCTTTTGTATCCAGTACATCAATGTAAGCGCTGATGGTAGCGATGCCAAGCTTTTTACACCATGTTATAAAAGACCTGAAGTTATCTTCACCTTTCTGATCAAGCAGGTCGGACCCTGAGAGTATTATTGTTATATGTTCTGGTATCTGCTCTGGTGAATTGTTCACCTGGTCGAGCAGATATCTTTCATATAGGGTTCTTATCATAAACGCCATCTTTTAATGTTTGTTCTTTCAAATGATGTTTAATGAATGATGATCACTGATCATTTAGCTGTAGAGACGATCTTGACAACATCGCCATCTTCAAGTTCGTGTTTTTCTCCAAGTCTCATTTTTGTTTTCCCGTCCACTGCATAAAGGAATCTGTCCCCGATATCACTATGTACACGGTAGGCAAGGTCGTGGGCTGTGGACCCTTTCTTCATGAGGAACGCGTCAGGCAACATCCTGTCGTTCTTGTCAGACCATTTTCCTTCATCTTCTACCGGGTATACTACGATCAGGTCGAGAAGGTCAAAGACCGCCCTGTTGATGCACTCCTGTATGCCGCCTCCGCCGGTTCCGATCTTGTCCATGAGGTCCTTGAGGCTGTCCAGGCCTTTTTTCTGTGCATCATTTATGTTCTCGGAGACTATCTCGAAGTCATCATCTCCTGGGAGGTAGTTTATGATCTCATTCTTTGCAGCTGATCTTAATGCAAGCTCTGCAGCAGCACTGGTGGGTACTACTATAAGGTCGAGATCATTGAGGTTCTTGGCGTTTTCCTCAGGTGCGATATCGATCTTGTTGGCAGCTATCATTGTGGGTTTGCTGATGGCACGGATGGCATCACAAAGCTTGACCATTTCCTCATCTGTCCATTGAGTGCATTCACCTGGCATGTCGCAGCAAAGAAGTGCTTCGTGTGCCTGTGATTCATTAACTCCGGCACCCATTAGCTGATCAGATATGACTTCTGACATTTTGAGTCCCTCTGCTTTGATCTTCCGTGACAGCTTTTCCCAGTTACGTTTGAGAATACCAGTCATCCACATGGTGATCTCACGGTTGAGGAAATCCACGTCCTCAAGAGGGTCGTGCTCCCCGATGTCCACCGGGTTCCCTTCTATGTCCGTGGCTCCGGCTGCATCAATTACGTGAATTATTGCCTGTGCCTGCCTGAGCTCATCAAGGAAAGCGTTCCCCAGACCACGGCCCATGTGTGCATCAGGCACAAGGCCGGCTACATCGATCATTTCAATCGGTACGAACCGGATCCCATCCTGGCAGTTGCCACATCGCTTATCTTTCTGCGTACATGGGCACTCCACCCTTGCGTATGTTACACCCCTGTTAGCATTGATCGTGGTGAACGGATAGTTCGCGATCTCCACATCTGCAAGGGTAGCTGCCTTGAAAAAAGTTGATTTTCCTGCATTTGGTTTTCCTGCAAGGCCTATGGTCATTGACATGCTTTACACATCATCCTTGAAGCATTTAACTTTTATTCATGATGAGTTTCCATTTGGCATAATCTCGATCAAATCAAATATTCTCCTGACCAGTAATATTTATATTGCAGTAAGTTATTTAGGAGTCTGTCCAACGTGTCCTGGTAGGGTAGAGGATATCCTTGGGGCTTGCGGAGCCTTAGACCCGAGTTCGATTCTCGGTCGGGACGTACCACTTAGGGTTTGACACCCGGACGCTTTGCAAAGGTTAGATCTTAACTAACCTTTGTGGAGTCCTTTTTATGATCATTTACCACCATAATCTATTATGCGGATGATCGATCATCACATTTAATACCAATTTAAATTCGGTAGAAACGCTACTTTTGTTCGGTATATTCTCATATAATTCCAATATGGTTTGTTAATGCAGATGCTATTGCAACTACTATAAATGTGATCAAAACTGTTGGGGCAAATATCGACGTTTGGTCCTCGTAAAGTTCTTTGTATCTTGGATGTTCTACTTATCACATTGGTTACCCTTATATAGAAGTTCATTCATCTAGAACGAACAGATTGAGTACATAATGTGTATTATCTATGTATTCCCAATCTGCATTTCAAAATAATTAAAATTAATTTATCAATGCTATTTAGGAGGGCTAAATATCTTACCAAATGGAAGTCAAAGTATCCGCGGAAAGGATGCTCAGAGTATCAATATCCTTGCAGGAAAGGCCGTTGCAAATTCAGTTCGTACAACACTTGGTCCAAAGGGAATGGACAAGATGCTTGTGGACTCTATGGGAGACATCGTCATAACCAACGATGGAGCTACCATTCTGAAAGAAATGGACATTCAGCACCCAGCAGCTAAGATGATCGTCGAAGTGTCCAAGACACAGGATGATGAAGTCGGGGACGGAACAACTTCCGCAGCTATCCTTTCAGGTGAGCTGCTCGCAAAGGCAGAAGAGCTTATTGACAAAGGCGTTCACCCAACTATTATATCTGAAGGTTACAGGCATGCTGCAAAGAAATGCCGTGAGATCCTTGAGACCATCACAATTGACGTAACTCCTGAAGACACAGATGCTCTCATGAAGATCGCAGCAACTGCTATTACAGGCAAGGGTGCTGAGGCATACAAGGACAAACTCTCCAAGCTTACTGTTGATGCAGTTAAATACGTAGTCGAAGAGGAAGATGGTTCCTTAGTGGTCGACACTGACAATATCAAGGTCGAAAAGCGTGCAGGTGGCAGTATCACAGATTCTGACCTTGTGGAGGGTCTTGTTATCGACAAGGAACGCTCCCATCCAAACATGCCTGAAATGGTCGAGAATGCAAAGATCCTTCTCGTAACCTGCCCTATCGAGTTCAGAAAGACCGAAATGGATGCAGAGATCAAGATCACCTCACCTGACCAGATGCAGATGTTCCTGGACCAGGAAGAGAAAATGATGAGGGAGATGGCTGAGAAGGTAATCAACAGCGGTGCAAATGTTGTATTCTGCCAGAAAGGTATCGATGATATGGCACAGTACTACATCGAGAAAGCTGGAATTTACGCTGTAAGAAGGGTAAAGAAGAGCGACCTTAAGAGGCTCAGCAAGGTTACCGGCGGCACACTTATCCAAGACCTCGATGAGATCGTACCTGGGGACACAGGAACTGCAGACCTTGTAGAGGAAAAGGAAGTCAGAGGTGCAAAGATGACCTATGTGACCGGATGCCAGAACAACAAGGCAGTAACAGTACTCCTTCACGGTGGAACCGATCATGTAGTAGCTGAACTTGAGCACGCAATGCACGATGCTATTCGTGTAGTCGGAGTTGTTATTGAAGATGGTAAGGTCGTAGTGGGTGGAAGTTCACCTGAGATCGAACTCTCATTAAGGCTCAGTGAGTACGCATCCACTCTTAAGGGAAGGGAGCAGCTTGCAGTCAGCAAATTTGCCGAAGCTCTTGAGGTCATTCCACAGACACTTGCAGAGAATGCAGGTCTTGACCCGATCGACATATTGGTCGAACTACGTTCCCAGCACGAGCAGGGCAACAAGAACGCAGGTCTGAATGTCTACACCGGCGATGTTGTCGATATGTGGGAAAACGATGTAATTGAACCAC is part of the Methanococcoides orientis genome and harbors:
- a CDS encoding DUF5803 family protein: MNKQIITVVLLFALAIMASGCIDELVPVDEEVAPADLSMYELEVFNDPAEDGGFVNTTTFYLTDNGSANVVHMIVNASVIEVIPLEDMLNPNKEAISNIVILAGSSNDTEPSFETFEGLSTSSVEDMPVFNYTMDDEVLRGQKHIYIRFNESITGIVAYSLATPGGQDFMYVPAHDSVVRFVLPEGYTTGNPFVGKVSPDPEDIYFDDLNREVLVWYNLRATPGSFTEMARDFLKVEVSDEDFPYKPIIIKFYQESAPRMLLIGTSILGAGVLIVLGNYLSTRRKLRKTRELIEEDFDQKRKN
- a CDS encoding DUF5817 domain-containing protein produces the protein MPVYSVIVCPKCRRSAQLIEQKGAKTTRCQRCGATLQTRKLRIFHTTDVLEDAIAVRTNLQAKILGEGYDTMSDGHTFSTFTSDPTEEDTSLKFQTRDHKAKLNRMKNSTHPAETDGTAIHTSATHTPATKRPKKKDPARTILSILEKAQSEMQRTELQDHARRQELDEENFERTLEKLLQKGDIYFPKKGYVRVVP
- a CDS encoding redox-regulated ATPase YchF, with amino-acid sequence MSMTIGLAGKPNAGKSTFFKAATLADVEIANYPFTTINANRGVTYARVECPCTQKDKRCGNCQDGIRFVPIEMIDVAGLVPDAHMGRGLGNAFLDELRQAQAIIHVIDAAGATDIEGNPVDIGEHDPLEDVDFLNREITMWMTGILKRNWEKLSRKIKAEGLKMSEVISDQLMGAGVNESQAHEALLCCDMPGECTQWTDEEMVKLCDAIRAISKPTMIAANKIDIAPEENAKNLNDLDLIVVPTSAAAELALRSAAKNEIINYLPGDDDFEIVSENINDAQKKGLDSLKDLMDKIGTGGGGIQECINRAVFDLLDLIVVYPVEDEGKWSDKNDRMLPDAFLMKKGSTAHDLAYRVHSDIGDRFLYAVDGKTKMRLGEKHELEDGDVVKIVSTAK
- a CDS encoding ATP-binding protein, with translation MSDTTTLDIVELLLTAEIYNKYPEMDVNDLPKEIRKNYWSRAQKGVPKPISVSRKDIKKLFGIEEIKGQVFTLPFLDIDELTSKIKFTSFDVAADWFQKQETASQRIDQNPALAYYFEEKKNVTGASYAKARAATRPKEVDREWIESLISEISEEETGEDMLKLVHIMAPEDIVQPMRYLVLSEEQKEEVEKIVKAIEYRDYLKRIGLYDIGKVLLVGPPGTGKTSVAKAMSERLSIPFVEVKLSMITDQYLGETAKNIDRVFALAKRLSPCILFIDEFDFVAKTRASDEHAALKRAVNTLLKAIDEISLTNDGVLLMAATNHPRMLDSAAWRRFDEIMDFPLPDEKMRKEILDIVTMEIEGEFNTKEIAPLTKGYSGSDLRMVIRESVLNALVEERTSINQQDLTEAVNRFNKRAHIKSDEYVVNTGGF
- the rimI gene encoding ribosomal protein S18-alanine N-acetyltransferase, encoding MIRVATRSDIPSIVEIENLSFDAPWSSSVFRSYADYPGFIVLESEGVILGYAVLVVIKRAAHLASIATHPKYRRMGVATALLEGCILLAKENSYSLIRLEVREKNNDAQKFYLSNGFEMKGVIPNYYPDDNAIIMELDLEC
- the thsA gene encoding thermosome subunit alpha, which gives rise to MYQCYLGGLNILPNGSQSIRGKDAQSINILAGKAVANSVRTTLGPKGMDKMLVDSMGDIVITNDGATILKEMDIQHPAAKMIVEVSKTQDDEVGDGTTSAAILSGELLAKAEELIDKGVHPTIISEGYRHAAKKCREILETITIDVTPEDTDALMKIAATAITGKGAEAYKDKLSKLTVDAVKYVVEEEDGSLVVDTDNIKVEKRAGGSITDSDLVEGLVIDKERSHPNMPEMVENAKILLVTCPIEFRKTEMDAEIKITSPDQMQMFLDQEEKMMREMAEKVINSGANVVFCQKGIDDMAQYYIEKAGIYAVRRVKKSDLKRLSKVTGGTLIQDLDEIVPGDTGTADLVEEKEVRGAKMTYVTGCQNNKAVTVLLHGGTDHVVAELEHAMHDAIRVVGVVIEDGKVVVGGSSPEIELSLRLSEYASTLKGREQLAVSKFAEALEVIPQTLAENAGLDPIDILVELRSQHEQGNKNAGLNVYTGDVVDMWENDVIEPLRIKTQAINAATEATVMILRIDDLVASSGGAGTPGPTPGIPDIDLDMDAAY
- the uppS gene encoding polyprenyl diphosphate synthase codes for the protein MIRTLYERYLLDQVNNSPEQIPEHITIILSGSDLLDQKGEDNFRSFITWCKKLGIATISAYIDVLDTKEEIQVEMTSMLTTGMQEMLRSLTDDVGFFIYDENGNLKEKREGTSLTVHISVGFGGRAEITKAINSILSDVKNGKIQPEEIDENVIESHLLVQEEPDLIIRAGGKHLSDFLLWQSAYSELYFTDVNWHDLRKIDLLRVIRDFQKRQRRFGK
- a CDS encoding MBL fold metallo-hydrolase, with product MKITLLGTGDAPGTPIIGCDCRTCTDARNGGKSNRTRFSVLVESDEGRVLIDTSPDMRQQMLNKGIRHIDGVIWTHGHYDHYTGFGEFHRVQSHVDVYGVTETLDYILDYVSFLRPRRHDVHPGETFDLIGLEFTLFEVNHPPVERAIGVMICEGEKKVVISGDTDNNIPENSLELIMEPDLFIVDAIIPDDVGFHVKKHMDAKEALEMAENIRAKEVVMTHLSHYFKPHNEASETYPLGYDGMEFTF